A region of Allocoleopsis franciscana PCC 7113 DNA encodes the following proteins:
- a CDS encoding CHAT domain-containing tetratricopeptide repeat protein, giving the protein MKGKAPVRKALPWAVTLITVMELLGGVPAPVVGQANPPQSAQQSAELEEAKRLNQQVVQLINQGQYAAAIPLAERTLDILEKVLGKEHPVVASSLNNLANLYVEMGNYSQAEPLYQRSLAISEKVLGKEHPDVAQSLNNLVALYHTQGNYSQAEPLVQRSLAIREKVLGKDHPDVAQSLNNLAELYKAQGNYSQAEPLYQRSLAIEEKVLGKDHPEVAQSLNNLARLYEVQGNYSQAEPLYQRSLAIREKVLGSEHPDFATGLYALAVLYQAQGNYSQAEPLYQRSLAISERVLGSEHPDFATSLNGLASLYIAQGNYSQAEPLLQRSLAIRERVLGKEHPDVALSLNNLAGLYQVQGNYSQAEPLYQRSLAIREKVLGSEHPDVAQSLNNLGGLYNAQGNYSQAEPLLQRSLAILEKALGKEHSLVATSLGNLAILYQYMGNYSQAEPLYQRSIAIEEKVLGKEHPDVAQSLNNLANLYNAQGNYSQAEPLLQRSLAILEKALGKEQPHIATSLRNLAWLYQAQGDTARALEFKTRATNIEERNLALILTTGSEARKRAYMATLSGYTNANISLHVQGVPNNPEAARLALTTTLQRKGRILDALTDSLQTLRQNLKPEDQTLLSQLADTRSQLAALIFNKPEDIPLEQYQQQVATLKAQAEQLENTLSRRSAEFRTETQPVTIEAVQQLIPTDTALVELVQYKPFNAKATKQNEKWGKPRYVAYILHSKGNIQWIDLGEAAPINQAVEDFRNALQSPTSTIKPIARTLDELLMQPIRQKLGNTRTILLSPDSQLNLIPFAALVDENNRYLVENYSINYLSSGRDLLRLQNHTPSRSESVIVANPDYDKPGNPSVKIASQRGTSPPTPLLRGEGSRSNSNLVPPFPAREAGALVRRLGGLGQTRSTENQRSSDLSQFQFGPLPGTAKEAAAITPMLPGVTLLTGSDATENAIKQLQAPKILHIATHGFFLSDVELVAPADFGGSTFLSNRGLGVEARPGIVPNSPPGKTENPLLRSGIALAGFNPRQSGTEDGVLTALETASLNLRGTKLVVLSACETGLGDVANGEGVYGLRRALSIAGAESQAISLWKVSDEGTKDLMVSYYQRLLNNVGRSEAMRQTQLEMLQNPTYQHPFYWAAFIPSGNWTAMGY; this is encoded by the coding sequence ATGAAGGGAAAAGCACCAGTCAGGAAAGCGCTACCGTGGGCGGTTACACTCATCACAGTCATGGAGTTACTGGGTGGAGTACCAGCACCCGTGGTAGGGCAAGCCAATCCCCCCCAGTCTGCCCAACAGTCAGCAGAGCTGGAGGAAGCTAAGCGGCTGAACCAACAGGTAGTTCAGCTTATAAACCAAGGGCAGTACGCTGCTGCCATTCCCCTGGCAGAACGCACCCTCGATATCCTCGAAAAAGTGCTGGGCAAAGAACACCCCGTTGTTGCCAGCAGTCTCAACAATCTGGCAAATCTGTACGTGGAGATGGGAAACTACAGCCAAGCCGAACCCTTGTACCAACGCTCTTTAGCAATCTCCGAGAAAGTGCTGGGTAAAGAGCATCCCGATGTTGCACAAAGTCTCAACAATCTGGTAGCGCTGTACCACACACAGGGGAACTACAGCCAAGCCGAACCTCTGGTGCAACGCTCCCTCGCTATCCGAGAGAAAGTGCTGGGCAAAGATCATCCCGATGTTGCACAAAGTCTCAACAATCTGGCAGAACTGTACAAGGCACAGGGAAACTACAGCCAAGCTGAACCTTTATACCAACGCTCCCTAGCAATCGAAGAGAAAGTACTGGGCAAAGATCATCCCGAGGTTGCACAAAGTCTCAACAATTTGGCAAGGCTGTACGAAGTACAGGGGAACTACAGCCAAGCAGAACCCCTGTACCAACGATCCTTAGCAATCCGCGAGAAAGTGCTGGGTTCTGAACATCCCGATTTTGCCACCGGTCTCTACGCTCTGGCAGTGCTGTACCAGGCACAGGGGAACTACAGCCAAGCAGAACCTCTGTACCAACGCTCTTTGGCAATCTCGGAGAGAGTACTGGGTTCTGAACATCCCGATTTTGCCACCAGTCTCAACGGTCTGGCATCGCTGTATATAGCACAAGGGAATTACAGCCAAGCTGAACCCCTGTTGCAACGCTCTTTAGCCATCCGGGAGAGAGTACTGGGCAAAGAACATCCCGATGTTGCCCTCAGTCTCAACAATCTAGCAGGACTGTACCAGGTACAGGGAAACTACAGCCAAGCCGAACCCCTTTACCAACGCTCCCTCGCTATCCGAGAGAAAGTGCTGGGTTCTGAGCATCCCGATGTTGCACAAAGTCTTAACAATCTGGGAGGGCTGTACAACGCACAGGGAAACTACAGCCAAGCTGAACCTCTATTGCAACGCTCCTTGGCAATTTTGGAGAAGGCGTTGGGCAAAGAGCATTCCCTTGTTGCCACCAGTCTAGGCAATCTGGCAATACTGTACCAGTATATGGGAAACTACAGCCAAGCCGAACCCCTTTACCAACGCTCCATCGCAATCGAAGAGAAAGTGCTGGGCAAAGAGCATCCCGATGTTGCACAAAGTCTCAACAATCTGGCAAATCTGTACAACGCACAGGGAAACTACAGTCAAGCCGAACCTCTATTGCAACGCTCCTTGGCAATTTTGGAGAAGGCGTTGGGCAAAGAACAGCCCCATATTGCCACCAGCCTCAGGAATCTGGCATGGTTGTACCAAGCGCAAGGTGACACCGCCCGTGCCCTGGAATTCAAAACCCGTGCCACCAACATCGAAGAACGCAACCTCGCCCTTATCCTCACCACTGGCTCTGAAGCCCGAAAACGCGCCTACATGGCTACCCTCTCCGGTTACACTAACGCTAATATTTCTTTGCACGTCCAAGGCGTACCCAACAACCCGGAAGCTGCCCGCCTCGCCCTCACCACCACCTTACAACGCAAAGGTCGCATCCTCGATGCCCTCACCGACAGCCTGCAAACCCTACGCCAAAACCTCAAACCCGAAGACCAAACTTTACTCAGCCAACTCGCTGATACTCGCTCCCAGTTAGCCGCCTTAATCTTCAATAAACCCGAAGACATCCCACTTGAACAATACCAACAGCAAGTCGCCACGCTCAAAGCTCAAGCCGAACAACTGGAAAATACCCTCTCCCGCCGCAGCGCCGAGTTCCGCACCGAAACCCAACCCGTCACCATCGAAGCGGTGCAGCAGTTAATTCCTACCGATACTGCCTTAGTTGAACTGGTACAGTACAAACCCTTCAACGCCAAAGCCACAAAACAAAATGAAAAATGGGGTAAACCTCGCTACGTCGCCTACATCCTGCACTCCAAAGGCAATATCCAATGGATAGACTTAGGCGAAGCTGCACCCATCAACCAAGCCGTTGAAGACTTCCGCAACGCCCTGCAATCCCCAACCTCAACTATCAAACCCATCGCCCGTACCTTAGATGAACTCTTGATGCAGCCCATCCGCCAAAAATTGGGCAATACTCGCACCATCCTCCTTTCCCCCGATAGCCAACTCAACCTCATCCCCTTCGCCGCCTTAGTTGATGAAAATAACCGCTATCTGGTCGAGAACTATTCCATCAATTACCTCAGTTCCGGACGCGACTTACTGCGCCTGCAAAACCACACTCCAAGCCGCTCAGAATCCGTCATTGTCGCTAATCCCGACTACGACAAACCCGGCAATCCCTCAGTGAAAATAGCCAGTCAGCGGGGAACCTCTCCCCCAACCCCTCTCCTACGAGGAGAGGGGAGTAGGAGTAATAGTAATCTTGTTCCCCCCTTCCCTGCTAGGGAAGCCGGAGCTTTAGTGAGGAGGCTAGGGGGGTTAGGTCAAACTCGCAGCACCGAAAACCAACGCTCATCAGATCTCAGCCAATTCCAATTCGGCCCCTTACCTGGCACCGCCAAAGAAGCCGCCGCCATTACCCCCATGCTGCCAGGAGTCACACTCCTCACCGGCTCAGATGCCACCGAAAATGCAATCAAACAACTCCAAGCCCCAAAGATTCTACATATCGCCACTCACGGCTTCTTCCTCAGCGATGTTGAACTCGTTGCCCCTGCTGATTTCGGCGGTAGCACCTTTCTCTCCAACCGAGGACTGGGGGTAGAAGCGCGTCCCGGTATTGTTCCCAATTCCCCACCCGGCAAAACTGAAAACCCCCTACTGCGTTCTGGAATTGCTCTGGCTGGTTTCAACCCGCGCCAGAGTGGCACTGAAGATGGCGTACTGACAGCATTAGAAACCGCCAGCCTCAACTTACGGGGAACAAAATTAGTGGTACTTTCCGCCTGCGAAACGGGATTAGGAGATGTGGCAAACGGAGAAGGCGTTTATGGCTTACGTCGAGCATTATCCATAGCCGGTGCCGAAAGTCAAGCCATCAGCCTGTGGAAAGTCTCGGATGAAGGGACAAAAGACTTAATGGTGAGCTATTATCAACGCTTACTCAATAATGTAGGACGGTCTGAAGCCATGCGCCAAACTCAATTAGAGATGTTGCAAAATCCAACTTACCAACATCCCTTCTACTGGGCAGCGTTCATCCCCTCAGGCAACTGGACGGCTATGGGATACTAG
- a CDS encoding AI-2E family transporter, translating into MSLGKLIGFLAFAVSLYILWEIRQVLLLVFAAIVFAVALNRVVRWLQQRGAKRGYAIALTVITLLLIFVILFALIGPSFATQLEQLINAIPRLLERLRDWLNSLSPFIPEQLLDVRNLGNFIPRVQPFVTQLLGNAYNWFSDLLSIILNLLLVIILTIMLLANPAPYRRGLILLFPAFYRRRADEILTECETTLVGWMTATLINMAAIGGVSFIGLLILRVPLALANALLAGLLEFIPNIGPVLSVIPPMAVALLDEPWKAIAVLILYLLIQQFEAYFLVPFVMKQQVSLLPAATLLSVIVFGSFFGFLGVFLSVPLVIVFKIWITELLIKDVLNNWHKDSEDESPPELQIISMETSQEPPITDQDTPNS; encoded by the coding sequence GTGAGTTTAGGGAAATTGATTGGCTTTCTCGCCTTTGCAGTTTCTCTTTATATTTTGTGGGAGATCCGGCAAGTCCTTTTGCTGGTTTTTGCCGCAATTGTCTTTGCTGTTGCCTTAAATCGAGTGGTGCGTTGGCTTCAGCAAAGAGGAGCCAAACGAGGATACGCCATTGCGCTTACAGTAATTACTTTATTGTTAATCTTCGTTATCCTGTTCGCACTCATAGGGCCTTCTTTTGCGACGCAACTCGAACAATTAATTAACGCCATACCAAGGTTGTTAGAACGGCTTCGTGACTGGTTAAATTCACTCTCTCCCTTCATTCCAGAGCAACTATTAGATGTCCGTAACCTTGGCAACTTCATTCCACGAGTTCAGCCTTTCGTCACTCAGTTATTAGGTAATGCCTATAACTGGTTCTCGGACTTGCTGTCAATTATTCTTAACTTATTATTGGTCATAATTCTGACCATCATGTTATTAGCGAATCCCGCACCCTATCGACGGGGATTAATACTTCTCTTTCCGGCCTTTTATCGTCGGCGTGCTGATGAAATCCTCACAGAGTGTGAAACCACTCTAGTTGGCTGGATGACAGCCACTCTCATTAATATGGCAGCCATTGGTGGGGTGAGCTTTATTGGTTTATTAATTTTGCGAGTGCCATTAGCATTAGCCAATGCTCTCTTAGCAGGCTTATTAGAATTTATTCCTAATATTGGCCCTGTTTTGAGTGTGATCCCACCGATGGCAGTTGCCTTATTAGATGAGCCTTGGAAAGCCATTGCAGTCCTTATCCTTTACCTCCTCATTCAACAATTTGAAGCTTATTTTCTTGTGCCATTTGTAATGAAGCAACAGGTGTCTTTGCTGCCCGCTGCTACTTTATTGTCAGTGATAGTTTTTGGCTCCTTTTTTGGATTTTTAGGGGTATTTCTTTCCGTCCCACTTGTAATTGTTTTCAAAATATGGATAACAGAACTGTTAATCAAAGATGTACTCAACAATTGGCATAAGGACTCAGAAGATGAGTCTCCCCCAGAGTTACAAATCATTTCCATGGAAACATCTCAAGAGCCACCCATTACTGACCAGGACACCCCTAACTCGTAA
- a CDS encoding tocopherol cyclase family protein produces MTNPLQTPHSEYHWDGSDSRFFEGWYYRVTLPNCGQTFAFMYSIDDPVGGKHCSGGAAQILGPNDEYLCRTFPNVQQFWGSSKSLALGHWGKTDLPSPPQYLDPATFERHIQEGYQATATLNQGYIHDPASSTDCRWQYEIKPVYGWADSGTPQQSTAGWLSYLPIFEPGWQILMAHGLATGWVDWNGKRYDFTDAPAYSEKNWGHAFPKKWFWLNCNSFDGESNLALTAGGGNRKVLGWEESAALVGIHYQGKFYEFVPWNSKVSWQIQPWGSWQMQAENGEYEVQLTGTTQYPGTPLRAPTEQGLIFFCRDTMYGQLSLELRERRSGKSKIILNASSSVCGLEIGGGPWQDAWVSSAKFPWVIYR; encoded by the coding sequence ATGACCAATCCCCTCCAAACTCCCCATAGTGAATATCATTGGGATGGTAGCGATAGCCGCTTTTTTGAAGGTTGGTATTACCGCGTTACCTTACCCAACTGTGGTCAAACCTTTGCCTTCATGTATTCCATTGATGACCCTGTTGGAGGTAAACACTGTAGCGGTGGTGCCGCCCAAATTCTAGGCCCCAACGATGAATATCTCTGCCGAACTTTCCCAAATGTTCAACAGTTTTGGGGTTCATCCAAATCCTTAGCCCTGGGGCATTGGGGCAAAACGGACTTACCCTCTCCACCTCAATACCTCGATCCGGCAACGTTTGAACGTCATATCCAAGAAGGTTATCAAGCGACAGCGACTCTGAATCAAGGCTATATTCACGATCCCGCAAGTTCTACCGACTGTCGTTGGCAGTATGAGATCAAGCCAGTTTATGGTTGGGCTGATTCGGGCACACCTCAGCAATCCACCGCTGGCTGGCTTTCGTATCTACCGATATTTGAACCCGGTTGGCAGATTTTAATGGCGCATGGGCTAGCCACGGGCTGGGTTGATTGGAATGGCAAACGCTACGACTTCACCGACGCTCCCGCTTATAGTGAAAAAAACTGGGGTCATGCTTTTCCTAAAAAGTGGTTTTGGCTCAATTGCAATAGCTTTGACGGCGAATCCAATCTTGCCCTCACCGCAGGCGGTGGCAACCGGAAAGTACTGGGGTGGGAAGAGTCGGCGGCATTGGTTGGCATTCACTACCAGGGCAAGTTTTATGAATTTGTCCCTTGGAACTCAAAAGTTAGTTGGCAGATTCAGCCTTGGGGCAGTTGGCAGATGCAAGCCGAAAATGGAGAGTATGAAGTGCAGTTAACAGGCACGACACAGTACCCAGGAACGCCCCTGCGAGCACCCACTGAACAGGGTCTAATCTTCTTTTGCCGCGACACCATGTACGGTCAGTTATCCTTGGAACTCCGAGAGCGGCGCAGCGGAAAATCTAAAATTATTCTAAATGCCAGTAGCTCTGTTTGTGGATTAGAAATAGGCGGCGGCCCCTGGCAAGACGCTTGGGTATCTAGCGCCAAATTCCCTTGGGTTATTTATCGGTAA
- a CDS encoding YdcF family protein translates to MLLRIASHKRRELISPTRRSRVRLFSLLMPVLAFSLIYGYKQVESHFVQPKAIFVLGGEEERELFAAKFAQKHPGIPIWVSSGSPQWYAKRVFTKAGIETKRINLDYKAEDTVTNFTTLVDKLQSEGIDSVYLITSDDHMRRARVIGEIVFGSRGIAVKPVEIPTGRSPEPIEKAIRDGARAILWVTTGYTGATLRYSIKNEKNE, encoded by the coding sequence ATGCTTTTGAGGATTGCTTCGCATAAGCGACGAGAACTAATTTCACCCACTCGGCGCTCTAGAGTTAGATTATTTTCTTTACTGATGCCAGTACTGGCGTTTTCGCTTATTTATGGCTATAAGCAAGTTGAAAGCCATTTTGTACAGCCGAAAGCGATTTTTGTCTTAGGAGGAGAAGAGGAGCGAGAGTTATTTGCCGCTAAGTTTGCTCAAAAGCATCCAGGAATACCCATTTGGGTGTCTTCAGGTAGCCCCCAATGGTATGCAAAGCGGGTGTTTACGAAGGCAGGAATTGAGACAAAGCGCATCAACCTAGACTATAAGGCCGAGGATACGGTTACGAACTTCACGACTTTAGTGGATAAGCTGCAATCCGAAGGGATTGATAGCGTTTATTTGATTACCTCTGACGATCACATGCGTCGTGCTCGCGTCATTGGTGAAATTGTATTTGGGAGCCGAGGAATTGCCGTGAAGCCTGTAGAAATTCCCACAGGACGATCGCCTGAACCAATCGAAAAAGCGATTCGAGATGGCGCTAGAGCTATCCTTTGGGTGACGACCGGTTATACGGGAGCCACCCTGAGGTATAGTATCAAAAATGAAAAAAATGAATAA
- a CDS encoding DUF2288 domain-containing protein, translating to MQELRAQLAEALDEAELDWLKPHIQRDVVVVVHPQLDLLDVGIAIARDDALTVQHWISEQLIHKPSSHQLADWNSNQTKRFQALIVQPYVLVQESVTQGA from the coding sequence ATGCAAGAGTTAAGAGCGCAGTTAGCAGAAGCCTTGGATGAAGCCGAGTTGGACTGGCTAAAGCCTCATATCCAACGGGATGTAGTGGTGGTTGTTCATCCCCAATTAGATTTGTTGGATGTGGGAATTGCGATCGCTCGTGACGATGCTTTGACAGTACAGCATTGGATTAGTGAGCAGCTCATTCACAAGCCGTCTTCCCACCAACTCGCCGATTGGAACTCTAATCAGACGAAGCGATTTCAAGCTTTAATCGTGCAACCCTACGTTTTAGTGCAAGAGTCAGTGACTCAGGGGGCGTGA
- a CDS encoding AI-2E family transporter, with amino-acid sequence MSEPPLKNPLERLNNSVLLRFLLLFASGWALIQILDYFETVIVIFTIAAIVAFLLSYPVGWLRRFLPHGVAVVLVFLLGMLILASLTLTVGLALFSQGQQFIESLTTFLNSLVPLVGRLEEFLQARNIQVNLNAIEEQLRDQILAGLGVGIGYSVETIRVFLSNFLNFIFIAATAFFMLFDGERIWNFIIKLLPKSLQKRFDKIIQRSFLGFFKGQILLSLFLITSTFIVFLILNVPFPLLLSLIAGGLDIIPGVGATLGVSVVFVIILSQNVFLAFQVIAVCIILQQIQDNLIAPRIMQDSLNINPVVVFFALLVGVRVAGLLGIFISIPIAGVIVSLFEIDEMKAEE; translated from the coding sequence ATGAGTGAGCCACCCCTAAAGAATCCTTTGGAGCGACTGAACAACTCGGTATTACTCCGATTTCTACTTCTGTTCGCCTCTGGGTGGGCATTGATCCAAATTTTAGATTACTTTGAAACGGTCATTGTCATTTTCACGATCGCTGCCATCGTCGCTTTCTTGCTCAGCTATCCAGTTGGGTGGCTACGTCGTTTTTTGCCTCACGGTGTAGCCGTGGTCTTGGTTTTTTTGTTGGGTATGCTCATACTGGCTAGTCTGACACTCACGGTGGGATTAGCGCTGTTCTCCCAAGGACAACAATTCATTGAAAGCTTAACTACATTTTTGAACTCTCTAGTCCCATTAGTAGGGAGATTAGAAGAGTTTTTGCAGGCTCGAAATATTCAGGTCAACTTGAATGCGATTGAAGAGCAATTAAGAGACCAAATTTTAGCTGGACTGGGTGTAGGGATCGGCTATAGTGTGGAAACTATTAGAGTTTTCCTGTCTAATTTTTTAAATTTTATATTTATCGCCGCTACTGCCTTTTTTATGCTTTTTGATGGTGAAAGAATTTGGAATTTTATCATCAAGTTATTGCCTAAGTCTTTACAAAAAAGGTTTGATAAAATTATTCAACGCAGCTTTCTGGGATTTTTTAAGGGGCAGATTCTCTTAAGCCTCTTTCTTATCACTTCAACCTTTATTGTATTTTTAATTTTAAATGTACCTTTTCCTTTACTTTTGTCATTAATAGCTGGAGGTCTTGATATTATTCCTGGGGTTGGAGCAACTTTGGGGGTTAGTGTTGTTTTTGTAATTATTTTATCTCAAAATGTTTTTTTGGCGTTTCAAGTGATAGCAGTGTGCATTATCCTTCAACAGATTCAAGATAATTTAATTGCGCCTAGGATTATGCAAGATTCACTTAATATTAATCCAGTTGTGGTATTTTTTGCTTTGTTAGTGGGCGTTAGAGTCGCAGGTTTATTGGGTATTTTTATTTCTATTCCGATCGCCGGTGTAATTGTGAGTTTATTTGAAATTGATGAAATGAAAGCAGAGGAATAA
- a CDS encoding lysophospholipid acyltransferase family protein, giving the protein MGRNREPFASLVLYHAFKWSVVSPVLHAYLRGRIYGAENVPQEGPLVVVSNHASDFDPPLLSCCLRRPVAYMAKEELFRVPVLKQAIELYGAYPVKRGMADRSALRSALNCLTDGWAVGVYLQGTRTPDARITDPKLGAAWIAAKAQVPLLPVSLWGTQHVLVKGSPIPRPVPVTVRIGQVIDAPTSTKREELEALTQHCAEVINAMHDLGR; this is encoded by the coding sequence ATGGGCAGAAACCGCGAACCCTTTGCCAGCCTAGTTCTCTACCACGCCTTTAAGTGGTCTGTTGTCAGCCCGGTGCTTCACGCTTATTTGCGTGGTCGCATTTACGGAGCGGAAAATGTACCCCAAGAAGGGCCTTTAGTGGTTGTGAGTAATCATGCCAGCGACTTTGACCCACCGCTTTTGTCGTGTTGCCTGCGGCGTCCGGTGGCCTATATGGCTAAGGAAGAATTGTTTCGCGTCCCTGTCTTGAAGCAGGCGATTGAGTTGTATGGTGCTTATCCAGTGAAGCGAGGGATGGCAGACCGAAGTGCGCTTCGCTCAGCACTGAATTGTCTGACAGATGGGTGGGCTGTGGGTGTGTATTTGCAAGGAACAAGGACGCCTGACGCTCGCATTACAGACCCTAAACTGGGTGCGGCTTGGATTGCAGCTAAAGCCCAAGTCCCACTGCTCCCCGTCAGTTTGTGGGGCACTCAGCACGTTCTCGTCAAAGGTTCACCCATACCGCGTCCGGTGCCTGTCACGGTGCGAATTGGTCAGGTGATTGATGCCCCTACTTCAACCAAACGAGAGGAACTAGAAGCCTTGACCCAACATTGTGCCGAGGTAATTAATGCCATGCATGACTTAGGACGTTGA
- the fabD gene encoding ACP S-malonyltransferase, producing MTKTAWVFPGQGSQSIGMGVDLVDLPLAQRQFERAKEILGWDIVEICQSQEDKLSRTLYTQPCLYVVESILADVLIERGNTPDLVAGHSLGEYVALYVARVFDFEAGLRLVKRRAELMDSASDGMMAALIGFDREQLEQQIQQTPNVVLANDNSPAQVVISGTPDAVKDVLANIKVKRAVPLNVSGAFHSPLMAEAAAEFQEVLESVSFANAQVPVLSNVEPVPTVEAEQLKHRLQRQMTGSVRWREISLQLPVAGMERVVEIGPGKVLTGLIKRMCPDLVLENINNLTELPT from the coding sequence ATGACAAAAACTGCATGGGTGTTTCCAGGACAGGGTTCTCAATCCATTGGCATGGGAGTTGATTTAGTAGACTTGCCCTTGGCTCAGCGTCAGTTTGAGCGAGCGAAAGAGATTCTCGGATGGGATATTGTAGAAATTTGTCAAAGCCAGGAAGACAAGCTCTCTCGCACGCTTTACACTCAACCTTGCTTGTATGTTGTGGAAAGCATTCTCGCTGATGTCCTGATCGAGCGTGGCAACACACCTGATCTCGTAGCAGGCCACAGTTTGGGCGAATACGTCGCCCTTTACGTCGCTAGAGTATTTGACTTTGAAGCGGGTTTACGCCTAGTCAAGCGCCGTGCGGAATTAATGGATAGCGCTTCTGATGGCATGATGGCGGCTTTGATTGGGTTTGACCGCGAACAGCTTGAACAACAAATTCAACAAACACCAAACGTTGTCCTCGCCAATGACAACAGTCCCGCACAAGTCGTCATATCTGGGACACCAGATGCCGTTAAGGATGTCCTCGCCAATATTAAAGTAAAGCGTGCCGTCCCTTTAAATGTATCCGGTGCTTTTCATTCTCCCTTAATGGCAGAAGCGGCTGCCGAGTTTCAGGAGGTTTTGGAATCCGTTTCTTTTGCCAACGCCCAAGTGCCCGTCCTGTCTAATGTGGAACCCGTGCCAACTGTTGAGGCAGAACAGCTCAAGCATCGTCTCCAGCGTCAGATGACGGGTTCCGTGCGCTGGCGCGAGATTAGTTTACAGTTGCCCGTGGCAGGTATGGAGCGAGTGGTGGAAATTGGTCCTGGTAAAGTCCTCACGGGTCTGATTAAGCGGATGTGTCCTGACTTAGTGTTGGAAAATATCAATAATCTCACCGAGTTACCCACTTAA
- a CDS encoding Stp1/IreP family PP2C-type Ser/Thr phosphatase — protein sequence MKRSFTGLTDPGLLRTVNQDDYYIDPDGRFFIVADGMGGHAGGQEASQLATEAIHTYLDKHWQSVIPSDELLAQALLEANEAILQDQQNHPERSDMGTTAVVAMFRQEQPWFAHVGDSRLYRLRNSKLEQITEDHTWVARAMKAGDITSEQARIHPWRHVLSQCLGRKDLQPIEVYPLEVQPGDRLLLCSDGLTEELSDDLITSHLQPGLSKDQSSTKLIEAAKEKGGRDNITVVIVEINETGHE from the coding sequence ATGAAACGTAGCTTCACGGGTCTCACCGATCCGGGCTTACTTCGTACTGTCAACCAGGATGACTACTATATCGACCCTGACGGACGCTTTTTCATAGTGGCCGACGGCATGGGAGGTCATGCCGGGGGGCAGGAGGCTAGTCAACTTGCTACAGAGGCAATACACACTTATTTAGATAAACATTGGCAATCTGTTATCCCATCTGATGAGTTACTGGCGCAGGCTCTCTTAGAGGCCAATGAGGCGATTTTGCAAGATCAGCAAAATCATCCAGAGCGTTCAGATATGGGCACCACTGCCGTTGTCGCGATGTTTCGTCAAGAGCAGCCTTGGTTCGCTCATGTCGGAGACTCTCGCCTCTATCGCTTACGAAACTCCAAACTCGAACAGATTACGGAAGACCACACCTGGGTGGCACGAGCGATGAAAGCCGGTGATATTACTTCAGAGCAGGCTCGGATACATCCCTGGCGACATGTGTTGTCTCAATGTTTGGGTCGCAAAGACTTACAGCCGATTGAGGTTTACCCCCTAGAGGTTCAGCCTGGGGATCGTTTGCTTTTATGCAGTGACGGTCTCACGGAAGAACTCTCCGATGATTTAATTACTTCCCATCTCCAGCCCGGTTTGAGCAAAGACCAATCCTCGACCAAACTGATTGAGGCGGCGAAAGAGAAGGGAGGTCGAGATAACATCACGGTGGTGATTGTGGAAATTAACGAAACAGGTCATGAATAA